A single region of the Streptomyces sp. AM 4-1-1 genome encodes:
- a CDS encoding DUF1990 domain-containing protein: MYDVTYSTEGMTARDGAPPPGFRVLRVRTSLGVGTYDRAAEALFGWQMHRATPLLSVSGNVEEASPGIRVLLRMGPFRAPCQVVWTVNERNRTGFAYGTLPGHPECGEEAFILQRSPDDSVDFTVYAVSRPSAWYLRAAGPCGHWAQRAVARRYGRALRRLSRPSPGRRD; encoded by the coding sequence ATGTATGACGTGACCTACTCCACCGAGGGCATGACCGCGAGGGACGGAGCGCCACCACCCGGTTTCCGCGTTCTGCGGGTGCGCACTTCGTTGGGAGTCGGCACGTACGATCGTGCGGCCGAGGCCCTCTTCGGATGGCAGATGCACCGCGCCACACCGCTGCTGAGCGTTTCCGGAAACGTCGAAGAGGCTTCGCCCGGGATACGGGTGCTGCTGCGGATGGGGCCTTTCCGCGCACCATGTCAGGTCGTGTGGACCGTCAATGAGAGAAATCGGACCGGGTTCGCCTATGGAACGCTTCCAGGACACCCGGAATGTGGTGAAGAGGCGTTCATCCTGCAACGCAGTCCGGATGACTCGGTCGATTTCACGGTCTACGCCGTCAGTCGGCCCTCGGCCTGGTATCTGCGAGCGGCCGGACCCTGCGGGCATTGGGCACAGAGAGCCGTCGCCCGGCGATATGGCAGAGCATTGCGGCGCCTGTCTCGACCCTCCCCGGGTCGTCGTGATTGA